The Archangium primigenium genomic interval GCGCCGTGGCCCGCTACGGCGTCAAGGTGGTGCGCACCAAGGTGGGTGACCGCTACGTCGTCGAGGAGATGCGCAAGAACGGCTACAACCTGGGCGGCGAGCAGAGCGGCCACCTCATCTTCTCCGACCACACCACCACGGGCGACGGCACCCTCGCGGCGCTGCAGCTGCTCGCGGTCATGTGCCGCCAGCAGAAGCCCGTGAGCGAGCTGGCCTCCATCTTCGAGCCCGTGCCCCAGACGCTGCTCAACGTGGTCGTCAAGAACAAGCGCGAGCTGGGCGAGCTGCCCACCGTCATGCGCGCCATCCAGGACGTGGAGAAGAAGCTGGGCAAGGACGGCCGGGTGCTCGTGCGCTTCTCCGGCACCGAGCCCAAGGCCCGCGTGCTCATCGAGGGCACGGACGCCGCGCGCAACGAGCAGTACGCCAAGCAGATCGCCGACGCGCTCACCCAGGCGCTCAACGGTTGACAGGCAGTCCCGGGCCGCGAGTAGAAGGGCGCGCGGGGCGCAAGGGCCCCGCGCGAGGGAGCGGCCGACATGGGACAGCGACTGGGTGTGAACGTGGATCACGTGGCGACGCTGCGGCAGGCGCGGCGCACCACCTATCCGGATCCGGTGACGGCCGCCGCCTTCGCGGAGCTGGCGGGCGCCGGGCAGATCACCATCCACCTGCGTGAGGACCGGCGGCACATCCAGGAGCGCGACCTGCGCATCCTGCGCCAGACGGTCCAGACGCTGCTCAACCTGGAGATGGCGGCCACCCAGGACATGGTGAAGATCGCCTACGAGCACAAGCCGGACGTGGTGACGCTCGTGCCCGAGCGGCGCGAGGAGCTCACCACCGAGGGTGGCCTGGACGTCAACGGCCAGCGCGAGGGGCTCGCGAAGATCATCAAGAACCTCAAGGACGGGGAGATCGCCGTCTCGCTGTTCATCGATCCGGACCTGGACCAGGTGCGCGCGTCGCACAAGGTGAACGCGGACCGGCTCGAGCTGCACACCGGGCGCTACTGCGAGGCACGCAACGAGCGCGAGCGCGAGCGCGAGCTCAGCCGCATCGTGGACGCGGCCAAGGCGGGCGCGCGGCTGGGCATGGGCGTGGCCGCCGGCCACGGGCTCAACTACGACAACGTGCGGGCCATCGCGCGCATCCAGGAGATCGACGAGCTGAACATCGGCCACGCCATCGTCGGGCGCGCGGTATTGGTGGGTTTCGAGCGGGCCGTGCGCGAGATGCTGGAGTTGATGCGCGATCCGGGCTAGCGCTTCCACTCCATGGCGATCATCGGCCTGGGGTTGGACATCTGCTCGGTGGCGCGCATCCAGCGCATCCTGGACGGACCGCGCGCCGAGCGTTTCCTCGCGCGGGTGTACACGCCCGCGGAGCGCGCGTACTGCGGTGCCCGCTCGGACGCGGCCAACGCCTACGCCGCGCGCTTCGCCGCCAAGGAGGCGCTGGTCAAGGCGCTGGGCGCGCCCCCGGGCCTCACCTGGCATGACATGGAAGTGGTGCGCGAGGGCGGACCGCCGCGCTTCCGGCTGTCGGGCGTGGCGCTCCAGGAGATGGAGAAGCGGCGCGCGGAGTCCTTCCTCGCGCTCACCCATGACGCGGGGGTGGCCGCCGCCACGGTCGTCCTCCAGGAGAGGAGCTGAGACATGCGCCGAGTCCTCACCGCCGAGCGGATGCGCGCGGCCGAGCAGGCCGCCGAGGCCCACCACGGGCTGCCGTCCGCCCTGTTGATGGAGAACGCGGGCCGGGCGCTGGCGGACGTGGCGCACGCGCTCGCCGCCCCCGAGGGCCGCCACGTCGTCGTCTGCGGGCCGGGCAACAACGGGGGGGACGGGCTGGTGGCGGCGCGCGTCCTCCGGGAGCGCGGGGCGCGGGTGGCGCTCGTGCTCGTGGGGGACGCGGCGAAGCGGACCGCCGACGTCCAGCGCAACCTGCTCGCCGTGGGCCTCGAGCCCCAGGCCCTCGCGGCGGTGGCGACGCCCCGGCCCGGGGACGTGGTGGTGGACGCGCTCTTCGGCACGGGGCTGTCCCGGGCGCCCGAGGGCCCGTTCGCCGAGGCGATCAATTACATGCGGCGCTGGCGCGAGGCGGGCGCGAAGGTGCTGGCCGCGGACGTGCCCTCGGGGCTCCAGTCGGACTCGGCCGAGCCCTTCGCGCCCTGCGTGGAGGCGGACGTCACCGTGAGCTTCGGCGAGCTCAAGCCCGCGCAGGTGCTCGAGCCCGGCGCCACCCTGTGCGGCGAGGTGCGGCGCGTGGACATCGGCCTGCCCGCGGCGGCCGTGGCGCCGCGCGCGGGCGAGGAGCTCTTCCTCGTGGAGGAGGCGGACGCGCGGCAGGCGCTCGCGCCCCGGCGCTCGGACACGCACAAGGGCACCTACGGGCACGTGCTGGTGGTGGCGGGCAGTCCGGGCAAGTCCGGCGCGGCGGCCCTGTCCGCGCTGGGCGCGCTGCGCGGCGGCGCGGGGCTCGTCACGGTGGCCACGCGCGCGGCGGTGGTGGAGTCGGTGCTCGGCCACGCGCCCGAGGTGATGGGCTGGCCCCT includes:
- the acpS gene encoding holo-ACP synthase; translated protein: MAIIGLGLDICSVARIQRILDGPRAERFLARVYTPAERAYCGARSDAANAYAARFAAKEALVKALGAPPGLTWHDMEVVREGGPPRFRLSGVALQEMEKRRAESFLALTHDAGVAAATVVLQERS
- a CDS encoding pyridoxine 5'-phosphate synthase, with protein sequence MGQRLGVNVDHVATLRQARRTTYPDPVTAAAFAELAGAGQITIHLREDRRHIQERDLRILRQTVQTLLNLEMAATQDMVKIAYEHKPDVVTLVPERREELTTEGGLDVNGQREGLAKIIKNLKDGEIAVSLFIDPDLDQVRASHKVNADRLELHTGRYCEARNERERERELSRIVDAAKAGARLGMGVAAGHGLNYDNVRAIARIQEIDELNIGHAIVGRAVLVGFERAVREMLELMRDPG
- a CDS encoding NAD(P)H-hydrate dehydratase, whose translation is MRRVLTAERMRAAEQAAEAHHGLPSALLMENAGRALADVAHALAAPEGRHVVVCGPGNNGGDGLVAARVLRERGARVALVLVGDAAKRTADVQRNLLAVGLEPQALAAVATPRPGDVVVDALFGTGLSRAPEGPFAEAINYMRRWREAGAKVLAADVPSGLQSDSAEPFAPCVEADVTVSFGELKPAQVLEPGATLCGEVRRVDIGLPAAAVAPRAGEELFLVEEADARQALAPRRSDTHKGTYGHVLVVAGSPGKSGAAALSALGALRGGAGLVTVATRAAVVESVLGHAPEVMGWPLETPGPLGLADLEPLLAAAEGKSALVVGPGIPRGEETARLLGELLARTESPVVLDADALNAVAPDLGVLRRAKGPLVLTPHPGEMSRLAGVSTKALQKERVKVARDFARTHGVTLVLKGARTLVAHPDGTVDVNPTGNPGMSTGGTGDVLSGLLGALLAQGLAPPEAARTAVFAHGLAGDLMMARRGKLGLIATDVVKGLCQVWTRWDR